One window of Anaerolineales bacterium genomic DNA carries:
- a CDS encoding response regulator transcription factor, translating to MTKTRILLVDDHDIVRLGLMTLLNDRPDMEVVGEASTAAEAVRQTGALSPNVVLMDIRLPGEGGIEATRQVTARFPKVKVVMLTSFADDELVMRAISAGAVGYVLKQVGNEELIRAIQAAARGEALLDPSTTARLLSRVREAERIAEEDAFRELTDREMDVLTHLAKGKTNAEIASLLHLSEKTVGNYVSNMLEKLHLNNRIELAAYAYNHHLFERIGRDR from the coding sequence ATGACAAAGACCCGCATCTTATTGGTGGACGATCACGACATCGTCCGTTTGGGACTGATGACCCTGCTTAACGACCGCCCGGATATGGAAGTGGTCGGCGAGGCTAGCACGGCTGCCGAAGCCGTGCGCCAAACTGGGGCGCTTTCACCCAACGTCGTATTGATGGATATCCGCCTGCCCGGCGAGGGTGGCATTGAAGCCACGCGGCAGGTGACGGCGAGATTTCCAAAGGTCAAGGTGGTGATGCTGACCTCCTTTGCGGACGATGAACTTGTGATGCGAGCCATCAGCGCGGGAGCGGTGGGATACGTGCTGAAACAAGTTGGGAATGAAGAGCTTATAAGGGCGATCCAAGCCGCGGCGAGGGGCGAGGCGCTGCTCGATCCCTCGACCACGGCGCGATTGTTGAGTCGAGTCCGCGAGGCGGAGAGAATAGCCGAGGAGGACGCCTTCCGCGAGTTGACCGACCGAGAAATGGATGTGTTGACACATCTTGCAAAAGGAAAGACCAACGCCGAGATCGCGTCGCTGTTGCATTTGAGCGAAAAGACGGTCGGGAATTACGTGAGCAACATGTTAGAGAAACTCCACCTGAACAACCGTATCGAACTGGCGGCGTATGCCTACAATCATCATCTGTTCGAACGCATTGGGCGAGATAGATAA
- the rlmB gene encoding 23S rRNA (guanosine(2251)-2'-O)-methyltransferase RlmB, with translation MKEFIYSRNAVHEALLAKRRQIFSIEIAEGAQEKGKLAEIVKLAGQQRIKVNRVPRGKLDKINQNHQGVAAEVSGYPYSDVVEILDNAKDKQPFILILDSLQDPQNFGTLIRTAEAVGVHGIIIPLARSVEVTPSVVNASSGASEYMLIAKSNLSQAMDALRDADIWLVGLDQAGAEIEAGSRHLKGALGLIVGSEGEGLHELTRKKCDIVLKLPMRGRIESLNAAVAGSVALYLAYLKRK, from the coding sequence ATGAAAGAGTTCATCTATTCCCGCAACGCCGTCCATGAAGCCCTGCTGGCAAAACGCAGACAGATATTTTCGATAGAAATCGCCGAAGGGGCGCAGGAGAAAGGCAAACTGGCAGAGATCGTCAAACTGGCGGGGCAGCAAAGAATCAAGGTCAACCGCGTGCCGCGCGGAAAACTGGATAAGATCAACCAGAACCATCAGGGCGTGGCGGCGGAAGTCAGCGGCTACCCATATTCAGATGTTGTCGAAATCCTCGATAATGCCAAAGATAAACAACCTTTCATCCTCATTCTCGATTCACTGCAAGATCCGCAGAATTTCGGAACGCTCATCCGCACCGCGGAAGCGGTCGGTGTGCATGGCATCATCATCCCCTTGGCAAGGTCGGTGGAGGTGACTCCATCCGTGGTCAATGCGTCTTCAGGGGCGAGCGAGTACATGCTGATCGCCAAATCGAATCTTTCGCAGGCGATGGATGCGCTTCGGGACGCAGACATCTGGCTGGTTGGGTTGGACCAGGCCGGAGCGGAGATCGAGGCGGGGTCTCGTCATCTTAAAGGCGCGCTCGGACTCATTGTCGGCTCGGAAGGCGAAGGTTTACATGAGTTGACGCGCAAAAAGTGCGACATCGTTTTGAAACTGCCGATGCGCGGAAGAATCGAATCATTGAATGCCGCTGTGGCGGGGTCGGTGGCGTTGTATCTGGCATATTTAAAACGTAAATAA
- a CDS encoding glycoside hydrolase family 1 protein, producing the protein MARYATRNDMITENIMPQGTYHFPKGFLWGTATAAHQVEGNNTNNNWWKWERDGHTDGSAAVAADWWGGRWREDFDRAAETGQNAHRLSVEWSRIQPTPDTWDEEALEKYRTMLRGLKERGLTPMVTLHHFTDPLWLGNYGSWETEAVVPLFEKFVRKTVDALKEYCSLWCTINEPTGYALNGYVITGVDSFPPGKNNMKLAMQVHANLIRGHAAAYRAIHLLQPEARVGIAHQFRPMMPYHTWSPLDRFLTNAFNTTVNSFALTLADGVMRSPLGSIKIPEAKGTQDYFGFNYYTREYVTFDLRHASTLFGRHFYRKDVELSDDGFLAMEPDGMFDGLKWVVRTFPNLPILVTENGVNSADDSMRPRYTVQHIHQMWRAVNFNWPIKGYFHWSLVDNFEWSFGWKYRFGLWGLDVDTQKRIKRPSVDLYAEICKENGISSEMVQKYCPESFEKLFPS; encoded by the coding sequence GTGGCACGATACGCCACCCGCAATGACATGATCACGGAGAACATCATGCCTCAAGGCACCTATCATTTTCCAAAGGGATTTTTATGGGGGACGGCGACTGCCGCGCATCAGGTCGAGGGCAATAATACGAATAACAATTGGTGGAAGTGGGAGCGGGACGGCCACACGGACGGTTCTGCGGCGGTGGCAGCCGATTGGTGGGGCGGACGCTGGCGCGAGGATTTCGACCGCGCCGCCGAAACTGGACAGAACGCGCATCGCCTCTCGGTGGAGTGGAGCCGCATCCAGCCGACGCCGGACACATGGGACGAAGAAGCGCTTGAAAAATATCGCACCATGCTGCGCGGACTCAAAGAACGCGGCTTGACGCCGATGGTGACACTGCATCATTTCACCGATCCGTTGTGGTTGGGCAACTATGGCTCTTGGGAAACAGAGGCCGTCGTCCCGCTCTTTGAGAAGTTTGTTCGCAAAACAGTGGACGCATTGAAAGAATACTGTTCGTTGTGGTGTACGATCAACGAGCCGACGGGCTATGCTTTGAATGGATACGTCATCACCGGCGTGGATTCGTTCCCGCCGGGTAAAAATAATATGAAACTGGCGATGCAGGTCCATGCGAACCTGATCCGCGGGCACGCCGCCGCCTATCGCGCCATTCATTTGCTTCAGCCGGAAGCGCGGGTGGGCATTGCGCATCAATTTCGCCCGATGATGCCATATCACACCTGGTCCCCGCTCGACCGGTTTTTGACAAATGCCTTTAACACCACGGTAAATAGTTTTGCATTGACGTTGGCGGATGGCGTGATGCGTTCACCGCTCGGTTCGATAAAAATTCCGGAGGCTAAAGGCACGCAGGATTATTTCGGGTTCAATTATTACACGCGCGAATATGTCACCTTCGACCTGCGCCATGCCAGCACCTTATTTGGACGTCACTTTTATCGCAAGGATGTTGAATTAAGCGACGATGGTTTTCTTGCCATGGAACCGGATGGAATGTTCGATGGATTGAAGTGGGTCGTGCGCACTTTCCCCAATCTGCCCATCCTTGTGACCGAGAACGGCGTCAACTCGGCAGACGACTCGATGCGTCCGCGCTATACCGTTCAACACATCCACCAGATGTGGCGGGCGGTCAATTTCAACTGGCCCATCAAGGGATATTTCCATTGGTCTTTGGTGGATAACTTCGAGTGGAGTTTTGGATGGAAGTACCGCTTCGGGCTTTGGGGATTGGATGTGGACACCCAGAAACGAATCAAACGTCCCAGCGTGGACCTGTATGCTGAGATCTGCAAAGAGAACGGCATATCCAGCGAGATGGTGCAAAAGTATTGCCCCGAATCGTTTGAAAAGTTATTTCCTTCGTGA
- the tsaE gene encoding tRNA (adenosine(37)-N6)-threonylcarbamoyltransferase complex ATPase subunit type 1 TsaE, translated as MATGRYNFNPMPILDAHMLEFFSRSPEQTRRIGIRLGGLLEPGDVICLQGDLGAGKTTFAQGLAQGWGSLDAVSSPTFILVNQYRRADGGKLFHLDAYRLDSVPEAEELDLDSMLNEGALIIEWPERLGNLIPNDHLRIQLEHISEEHRRLGFRAHGKHYDELLDEIRQSVVGG; from the coding sequence ATGGCAACAGGGCGGTATAATTTCAACCCGATGCCAATTCTCGATGCCCACATGTTGGAATTCTTCAGCCGCAGTCCCGAGCAAACGCGGCGCATCGGAATCCGCCTTGGCGGCCTCCTCGAGCCGGGCGATGTGATCTGTTTGCAGGGCGATCTCGGCGCAGGCAAGACCACGTTTGCACAGGGCCTTGCGCAAGGATGGGGTTCACTCGATGCCGTTTCCAGCCCGACCTTTATTCTTGTCAACCAATATCGGCGCGCCGATGGCGGAAAACTTTTTCACCTCGATGCCTACCGCCTCGACTCCGTGCCGGAAGCGGAGGAACTCGATCTCGACTCGATGCTCAATGAAGGCGCGCTGATCATCGAGTGGCCCGAACGACTCGGAAATCTAATTCCCAACGATCATCTGCGCATCCAACTCGAGCATATCTCGGAAGAACACCGCAGGCTGGGCTTTCGTGCGCACGGGAAACACTACGACGAACTGCTCGACGAAATCCGCCAGTCTGTGGTGGGAGGATGA
- the tsaB gene encoding tRNA (adenosine(37)-N6)-threonylcarbamoyltransferase complex dimerization subunit type 1 TsaB, whose amino-acid sequence MLLAVDTSTSLTGLALYDGVQVLGEMTWITRQHHTAELSPALSGLLSRCGVSMGMVNALGVAVGPGSFTSLRVGLSLVKGIALARNLPVMGIPTLDVIATAQPLAEYPLIAIIQAGRTRIAFSVYENTGKQWQAEGPIRSGTLEELIAGIDSPASIAGELTSEERKKISKAKKLHLASPALCVRRPAVLAELAWNRWRNHDVDDAAALAPIYLHVAGTPIS is encoded by the coding sequence ATGCTGCTTGCAGTCGATACATCCACTTCGCTGACAGGCCTGGCGTTGTATGATGGAGTCCAGGTCCTCGGCGAGATGACGTGGATAACCAGGCAACATCACACGGCAGAACTTTCCCCGGCTCTTTCCGGACTTTTGAGTCGGTGCGGCGTTTCGATGGGCATGGTCAACGCTTTGGGCGTTGCCGTTGGTCCCGGTTCGTTTACGAGTCTGCGAGTTGGGCTGTCCTTGGTGAAGGGAATTGCGCTGGCGCGCAATTTGCCTGTGATGGGAATTCCCACATTGGATGTGATCGCAACAGCCCAGCCGTTGGCGGAATATCCGCTCATTGCGATCATTCAAGCCGGGCGGACGCGAATCGCTTTCAGTGTGTATGAAAATACCGGGAAGCAGTGGCAGGCGGAAGGTCCGATTAGAAGCGGAACGCTCGAAGAACTCATCGCCGGGATCGATTCGCCTGCATCCATCGCGGGCGAATTGACATCCGAAGAAAGAAAAAAAATATCCAAGGCAAAGAAACTGCACTTGGCTTCGCCTGCATTGTGTGTAAGACGTCCTGCTGTGCTTGCAGAACTGGCTTGGAACCGCTGGCGGAATCATGATGTGGACGATGCGGCAGCCCTTGCGCCGATCTATTTGCATGTGGCAGGAACGCCGATTTCGTGA
- the rimI gene encoding ribosomal protein S18-alanine N-acetyltransferase — protein MEDLTGLFIRKMIEADLEQVVAIDQVSFSLPWPSSSFIYELKDNFSSRSWVAEMDRRVAAMMVGWLIMDELHIATIATHPDYRRRGIGKKLLLHALRAAKAEGVTRAFLEVREGNHAALSMYRNLGFAEDGRRIEYYKDNNEDAILMSLNDLGHIQGV, from the coding sequence ATGGAAGACCTGACAGGCCTTTTTATTCGAAAGATGATCGAAGCCGATCTCGAGCAGGTGGTCGCCATCGATCAGGTTTCGTTTTCCCTGCCCTGGCCCTCCAGTTCTTTCATTTACGAATTGAAGGATAATTTTTCGTCGCGGTCCTGGGTGGCGGAGATGGACAGGCGTGTGGCGGCGATGATGGTCGGCTGGCTGATCATGGATGAATTGCACATCGCAACGATCGCAACCCATCCTGATTACCGCAGGCGCGGCATCGGGAAAAAGTTGTTGTTGCACGCCCTGCGCGCCGCAAAAGCCGAGGGTGTAACCCGCGCGTTTTTGGAAGTACGCGAGGGGAATCATGCTGCTTTGAGCATGTATCGTAATTTGGGTTTTGCGGAAGACGGAAGAAGGATTGAATATTACAAGGATAACAATGAGGATGCCATCCTCATGTCCCTGAACGATCTGGGGCATATCCAGGGAGTTTGA
- a CDS encoding uracil-DNA glycosylase: protein MTIEILDWIASEVSVCTKCALHESRKRVVTGEGPADAEIMFIGEAPGFHENEQGRPFVGASGRFLDQLLEQAELTRSEVFIANVVKCRPPGNRDPQPEELGACSEYLHAQIESINPSIIVTLGRISMGTYFPGAKITAIHGQMQSIDGRFIIPMYHPAAALHQPALRPSILADFAKLPDQLNEARAVLGRHVVRKNKPAAHQKIDSPRQLSLF from the coding sequence TTGACCATCGAGATACTTGACTGGATTGCTAGCGAGGTTTCCGTTTGCACGAAGTGCGCTTTGCATGAGTCGCGCAAACGGGTTGTGACGGGGGAGGGACCCGCCGATGCGGAGATCATGTTCATCGGCGAGGCTCCGGGATTCCATGAGAACGAGCAGGGACGTCCGTTCGTGGGGGCATCTGGAAGGTTTTTGGACCAATTGCTCGAGCAGGCAGAGTTGACGCGTTCAGAGGTGTTCATTGCCAATGTCGTCAAATGCCGCCCGCCGGGCAACCGCGATCCGCAGCCCGAAGAACTTGGGGCGTGCAGTGAGTATTTGCATGCGCAGATCGAATCGATAAACCCGAGTATCATTGTGACCCTGGGACGCATTTCGATGGGAACCTATTTTCCCGGTGCGAAGATCACCGCCATTCACGGGCAGATGCAAAGTATCGACGGAAGGTTTATCATTCCCATGTATCACCCGGCGGCGGCGCTGCACCAACCCGCCCTGAGACCATCCATTCTGGCGGATTTTGCTAAATTGCCGGATCAGTTGAATGAAGCCCGCGCAGTCCTGGGCAGGCATGTGGTCAGGAAGAATAAACCCGCGGCGCATCAAAAAATCGATTCGCCGCGACAGTTAAGTCTATTTTGA
- a CDS encoding nucleotide sugar dehydrogenase: MTTKTDLIKKLKEKNAKVAILGLGYVGLPLAVVFGEAGFHVTGVDPDKGKIDALNKGESYIPDVKTEAVAKLVKSGMLTATTDFSVLKNMDAVSICVPTPLRQTGDPDMSFIMSAMEELSKYMHKGMVVVLESTTYPGTTRELLLPKLGTEHNLTVGEDWFLAFSPERVDPGREDFTTINTPKVMGGITHACGEVATVWYEGAIKIVHHVSTAEAAEMSKLLENTFRMINIGLVNELAIMCEYLGVDVWEVIDAAATKPFGFMKFTPGPGLGGHCIPIDPLYLSWKMRSFNYNARFIELASEINTNMPRYVVSRVLEAMNDLGKTLKGSKVLVLGAAYKPDINDVRESPSLDVIGLLKKKGALVDYHDPYIPHIHHEYEGWHMDSVQDLMYSVREADAVLIVTNHAVYDYKAIIESAKFVFDSRNATGKIGKFEKVERL; the protein is encoded by the coding sequence ATGACGACAAAGACAGATCTAATCAAAAAGCTGAAGGAGAAGAACGCCAAGGTGGCGATCCTCGGTTTGGGATATGTGGGACTGCCTCTGGCGGTCGTTTTCGGGGAGGCTGGTTTTCACGTCACAGGCGTGGATCCGGACAAGGGTAAAATCGATGCGCTGAATAAAGGCGAGTCCTATATCCCGGATGTGAAAACTGAAGCAGTGGCAAAGCTGGTCAAAAGCGGGATGTTGACCGCCACTACGGATTTTTCTGTGCTAAAGAACATGGATGCGGTCAGCATTTGTGTGCCGACTCCGCTGCGGCAGACCGGCGACCCGGATATGTCGTTCATCATGTCTGCAATGGAAGAACTGAGCAAGTACATGCATAAGGGGATGGTTGTGGTATTGGAATCAACGACGTATCCCGGCACGACCCGTGAGTTGCTTCTACCCAAGCTCGGTACCGAACACAATCTTACTGTGGGTGAGGATTGGTTCCTTGCTTTCTCGCCTGAGCGTGTGGATCCGGGGCGTGAAGATTTCACAACCATCAATACCCCAAAGGTGATGGGTGGAATCACGCATGCCTGCGGCGAGGTGGCAACCGTTTGGTATGAAGGCGCGATCAAAATCGTGCATCACGTTTCCACGGCGGAGGCGGCGGAAATGTCGAAACTTCTGGAAAATACCTTCCGCATGATCAATATTGGCCTGGTCAACGAACTGGCGATCATGTGCGAATACCTCGGCGTGGATGTGTGGGAGGTGATCGATGCGGCAGCAACCAAGCCGTTCGGCTTCATGAAGTTTACGCCGGGTCCCGGCTTGGGCGGACACTGCATCCCGATCGACCCGCTTTATCTTTCGTGGAAGATGCGTTCGTTCAATTACAACGCGCGTTTCATCGAGTTGGCATCTGAGATCAATACCAACATGCCGCGATATGTAGTCAGCCGCGTGCTGGAGGCGATGAATGACCTCGGCAAGACGTTGAAGGGCTCAAAGGTGTTGGTTTTGGGCGCTGCGTACAAGCCGGATATCAATGATGTGCGCGAGTCCCCGTCGTTGGATGTGATCGGTTTGCTGAAGAAGAAAGGCGCGCTGGTCGATTATCACGACCCGTATATCCCGCATATTCATCATGAGTACGAGGGGTGGCATATGGACAGCGTGCAGGACCTGATGTATTCGGTCCGCGAGGCGGATGCGGTGCTGATCGTAACCAATCATGCTGTGTATGATTACAAAGCGATCATCGAATCTGCAAAGTTTGTGTTTGATTCGCGAAATGCAACCGGGAAAATTGGCAAGTTTGAAAAGGTGGAACGGCTCTAG
- a CDS encoding GDP-mannose 4,6-dehydratase, translating into MAHYLITGAAGFIGARTSEMLLTQGHTVVGIDNVNDAYDPRMKEYRLKKLQGLGGFKFHRRDISEKSCIDLFMDEKFDAVIHLAARAGVRYSVENPWVFVESNVIGTLNMLEVCRQFACKKFIMASTSSIYGENPPYPTPETASSSEPMQPYAASKKGAEVLAHSYHHLYGIDISILRYFTVYGPAGRPDLAHLRFVQWISEGRPVRINGDGNHSRGFTYIDDIAHGTILALKPVGFEVFNLGGHEVITVINLIRLMEEIIGKKADVRYGPANPADMLTNQADVTKSGKLLGWEPQISMRTGVTKLVEWYNTNRDWAKEILTP; encoded by the coding sequence ATGGCTCATTATCTCATTACTGGCGCGGCTGGTTTTATTGGCGCGCGGACCTCGGAAATGCTCCTTACGCAGGGCCATACTGTTGTAGGCATTGATAACGTCAATGATGCTTATGACCCGCGCATGAAGGAATACCGCTTGAAAAAACTTCAGGGTTTGGGTGGTTTCAAATTCCACCGGCGCGACATTTCCGAGAAATCCTGCATAGATCTGTTCATGGATGAAAAGTTCGATGCTGTCATCCATCTTGCGGCGCGAGCCGGAGTGCGTTACAGCGTGGAGAACCCGTGGGTATTCGTGGAATCAAATGTGATCGGCACATTGAACATGCTCGAGGTTTGCCGCCAGTTCGCATGCAAGAAATTTATCATGGCATCAACTTCCAGCATTTATGGCGAGAATCCGCCTTATCCCACGCCCGAAACCGCTTCCAGCAGCGAGCCGATGCAGCCTTATGCCGCAAGTAAGAAAGGCGCAGAGGTGCTTGCTCATTCGTATCATCACCTGTATGGGATCGATATCAGCATCTTGAGATATTTCACAGTGTATGGTCCGGCAGGCAGACCCGACCTTGCTCATCTCCGTTTTGTACAATGGATCAGCGAAGGGAGACCTGTGCGCATCAATGGGGATGGAAATCACTCGCGCGGCTTTACATACATTGACGATATTGCTCACGGCACGATTTTGGCGCTTAAGCCAGTGGGATTTGAGGTGTTCAACCTTGGCGGACATGAGGTCATCACTGTTATTAACCTAATCCGGCTGATGGAAGAAATCATCGGCAAAAAAGCGGACGTAAGATATGGTCCCGCCAACCCTGCGGATATGCTGACAAACCAGGCGGATGTGACCAAGTCTGGAAAGTTACTTGGATGGGAACCACAGATTAGCATGCGGACCGGGGTCACAAAACTGGTTGAATGGTATAACACAAACCGTGACTGGGCGAAAGAAATTCTCACACCGTAA
- a CDS encoding oligosaccharide flippase family protein: protein MSLLSKFKNDPLFAKVMRSSGSLFSNNTLALGLSVVQGIMATRLLGPAGFGLIGVVMAFASTVNSVFSFRMGELVVRYGGEYLNKQEKEQASALLKAASLTEAIVSLLAFLVVLATAQLAETNLAKTPDIAWMFTFFAINLLANFNTETSTGILQITERIKLQGTVNLIQAIITTLIIAGAFFFGGNVTIVLIAYLIGKSILGLGLFTLAQIQLREKLGGGWWRTPFSKLTTRREIFRFAFSSNISATIIKLFRESELIWVGFFLDTTAVGYYRVAYTITHFLAIPADPLIATTFPEINKLAVERAWGKLKSFLKRITAFSFSYNIAIGAGLILFGQWVIRIYSGADYLAAYPALVALTIGLVFNYILFWNRPLLLALGLPEFPVYVTLAAGVIKLALSFWLVPVYGVTAAGGLLSFYYIASVGVMVVRGIVEIGNRESV from the coding sequence ATGTCCCTTCTTTCGAAATTCAAAAATGACCCGCTCTTTGCCAAAGTAATGCGCTCCAGCGGATCGTTATTCAGCAACAACACCCTTGCACTCGGACTCAGCGTGGTGCAAGGCATCATGGCGACGCGCCTGTTAGGTCCAGCTGGGTTCGGTCTCATCGGCGTGGTCATGGCGTTCGCTTCGACAGTGAACAGCGTCTTCTCATTCCGCATGGGCGAGTTGGTGGTGCGCTACGGCGGCGAATACCTCAACAAGCAGGAAAAAGAACAAGCCTCTGCCTTGCTCAAAGCAGCCAGTCTGACCGAAGCAATAGTTTCGCTGTTGGCGTTTCTGGTGGTGCTCGCCACAGCACAACTTGCCGAAACCAACCTTGCCAAGACTCCCGACATTGCATGGATGTTCACTTTCTTTGCGATTAACCTGCTGGCAAACTTCAATACCGAAACTTCCACAGGTATTTTGCAAATTACTGAAAGAATCAAATTGCAGGGCACGGTCAATTTGATTCAAGCCATTATCACCACACTGATCATTGCGGGTGCGTTCTTCTTCGGCGGCAATGTCACTATTGTACTTATCGCGTATCTCATCGGAAAATCAATCCTCGGGCTTGGGCTTTTTACACTTGCTCAAATACAACTCCGTGAAAAACTCGGCGGCGGATGGTGGCGCACGCCTTTCTCGAAACTCACAACCCGCAGAGAAATTTTCCGCTTTGCGTTCAGCTCAAATATCAGCGCGACCATCATCAAACTTTTCCGTGAGAGCGAATTGATCTGGGTTGGCTTCTTCCTCGATACCACTGCTGTCGGTTATTATCGCGTTGCCTACACCATAACGCATTTCCTCGCCATCCCTGCCGACCCGCTCATCGCTACGACCTTCCCCGAGATCAATAAACTTGCAGTTGAAAGGGCATGGGGTAAACTCAAAAGTTTTCTCAAAAGAATCACGGCGTTTTCATTTTCCTATAACATCGCCATCGGCGCAGGTTTGATTCTCTTCGGTCAGTGGGTCATTCGCATCTACTCCGGCGCGGACTATCTCGCCGCCTATCCCGCCCTCGTCGCGCTCACCATCGGCTTGGTCTTCAATTACATCCTCTTTTGGAATCGCCCGCTCCTGCTCGCACTCGGCTTGCCGGAGTTTCCCGTCTATGTCACGCTTGCGGCGGGAGTCATCAAACTCGCGCTTTCGTTTTGGCTCGTGCCTGTCTATGGCGTGACGGCGGCGGGCGGGTTGCTGTCGTTCTATTACATTGCTTCGGTGGGGGTGATGGTGGTGAGAGGAATTGTGGAAATTGGGAATCGGGAATCGGTATGA
- a CDS encoding glycosyltransferase produces the protein MKIALITNSHIPSLTANSIQAMKVAQALMQLGHNIKMFAPAETKLPNYQLLLAHYGLRLAPDLDLLPSISGLKRLDFIVHAQRAAKKFGSELIYTWLPQSAALGAWMGYSVVLEMHADNSGRLGVWWMQQFWRQNTPKVMTVTTSALRKALERSTRFQFPNEALLLAPNGVELEKYADLPSPAEARRQLNLKEGLTVGFTGHIYPGRGADLLFELARQMPNVNFLWVGGTPELVDFWRGKLTEAGMTNVTMTGFVKHESIPLYQAAADVLLMPYSRSIEASSGQDIAEVINPMKMFEYMAAGRGIVSADLPSIREVLNEGNAMLVEPAGRVDGGVLSPADRDQVGEWKVEIEKLLADEPHRLALGKQARKDVEQLTWVKREERVMDSIQSMIKSLRRKDVS, from the coding sequence ATGAAGATCGCACTTATTACAAACTCCCACATTCCATCTCTCACTGCCAATTCGATTCAGGCAATGAAGGTTGCTCAAGCCTTGATGCAACTGGGGCATAACATAAAGATGTTCGCGCCTGCGGAGACGAAATTACCCAATTACCAATTACTACTTGCCCATTATGGATTGCGCCTCGCCCCGGACCTCGACCTGCTCCCATCCATCAGCGGACTCAAACGCCTCGACTTTATCGTCCATGCCCAGCGTGCTGCGAAGAAATTCGGTTCGGAGTTGATCTACACCTGGCTGCCCCAGTCTGCGGCGTTGGGCGCATGGATGGGGTATTCCGTTGTGCTCGAAATGCATGCGGACAATTCGGGTCGACTTGGCGTGTGGTGGATGCAACAATTTTGGAGGCAGAACACGCCCAAGGTGATGACGGTCACCACGTCAGCGTTGAGAAAGGCTTTGGAGCGCTCGACCAGGTTCCAATTCCCGAATGAAGCGCTGCTGCTCGCGCCGAACGGCGTCGAGTTGGAGAAGTATGCGGATTTGCCAAGTCCTGCCGAGGCGCGTCGTCAATTGAATTTGAAAGAGGGATTGACTGTTGGATTCACAGGTCACATTTACCCTGGCAGAGGTGCTGATCTTTTGTTCGAACTCGCGCGGCAAATGCCCAATGTCAATTTTTTGTGGGTGGGCGGCACGCCCGAGTTGGTGGATTTTTGGCGCGGCAAACTGACCGAGGCAGGCATGACCAATGTGACGATGACAGGCTTCGTGAAGCATGAGTCGATCCCGCTGTATCAGGCGGCGGCGGATGTGCTGCTGATGCCGTATTCGCGTTCGATCGAAGCTTCGAGCGGACAAGACATTGCCGAGGTGATCAACCCGATGAAGATGTTCGAGTACATGGCGGCGGGACGGGGAATCGTTTCTGCGGACTTGCCTTCGATACGGGAAGTATTGAATGAGGGCAATGCGATGTTGGTTGAGCCTGCTGGTCGAGTAGACGGCGGTGTTCTTTCGCCGGCGGATCGAGACCAAGTTGGTGAGTGGAAAGTGGAAATTGAGAAACTGCTTGCTGATGAGCCGCACCGATTGGCGTTGGGTAAACAAGCCCGCAAGGATGTGGAGCAGTTGACTTGGGTGAAGCGCGAAGAGCGGGTGATGGATTCAATTCAATCAATGATTAAATCTTTGCGTCGGAAAGATGTGTCATAA